From one Triticum urartu cultivar G1812 chromosome 3, Tu2.1, whole genome shotgun sequence genomic stretch:
- the LOC125547701 gene encoding uncharacterized protein LOC125547701 — translation MKRTRAQNPKAQDPEPQDPAAAGSNPNPNPKPQPQRRAKQPRQPKAAATAGKKTAAAREAAAVTATAAAAAAATSAVVSPPAEMAPVVPDVCVGAGAGGGGEVACGLPAEWDEMDGSPWWTFGVEEEKLLGWFPFVEEDFLSVGGVGPAAAEPSVFDDDIWRIHQIYEIPSYAAK, via the coding sequence ATGAAGCGGACCAGGGCGCAGAACCCCAAGGCCCAGGACCCGGAGCCGCaggaccccgccgccgccgggaGCAACCCCAACCCCAACCCGAAGCCGCAGCCGCAGCGCCGCGCGAAGCAGCCCCGGCAGCccaaggcggcggcgacggcgggcaAGAAGACGGCCGCGGCGCGCGAGGCCGCCGCGGTGACAGCGAccgctgccgctgctgctgctgccacctCCGCCGTCGTCTCCCCCCCAGCGGAGATGGCGCCCGTCGTGCCCGACGTGTGCGTCGGCGCAGGCgcaggaggaggaggggaggtggCGTGCGGCCTGCCGGCGGAGTGGGACGAGATGGACGGGTCGCCGTGGTGGACGTTCGGGGTGGAGGAGGAGAAGCTGCTGGGGTGGTTCCCGTTCGTGGAGGAGGACTTCCTGTCCGTCGGCGGCGtcggccccgccgccgccgagccctcGGTCTTCGACGACGACATCTGGCGGATCCACCAGATCTACGAGATCCCCAGCTACGCCGCCAAGTGA